In Paroedura picta isolate Pp20150507F chromosome 15, Ppicta_v3.0, whole genome shotgun sequence, the genomic window CAGAGGTCAGGCAACCATGGGGAAAACTGAAAGCAGCAACCCTCCTCAGACCTCATTCCGTTGCAGGCGAATCATGTACTTTGAACCGGCTCTCTTCTCCTGGGAGTGTCTGGCCCAAGAATCCTATCTAGATGGGGGCTGGGGAAGAGACAAaaacaactcccccctccctggctttGCCCTGAGCCGTCCCACAAAGCTTGTCTTCTAAACACCGAAAAATCTGTCCCCTAAAAGCCAAAACGAGCTGTTACAAAACTTATCCTGCAGCGGGTGCTATTTTGCATGGTCTGAGGAACTCTGCCAGGCCTCCGGACCTTCCCATCTGTCCCCTTTGCAGCTCCCTCTTTCTAGCACATCAAGAGGGGCGAGAAGTTAGCTTGGGAAAAGACAATCGAAGCAAAGAGACTCCAGGCCACGGACCTCGGCCTGCCCAGCTCATTCGCCACCGGGCTATGGCTGCAGACCCGCCGCTCGCCTTACCCTGTTCTGTCTCGTCGACCAGTTTCGACAGCTTGGAGCGGATCACGGGCGTCGCTGCCCTCGACAGGAAGAGGAGGCCGTAGCCTGGGCACAAACAGAAGCAGGCGTGGTTAGAAGAAGAGGAACCACAAATTGGGCCTGTGGAACTTTGCTAGCCGCTGTTCCCCCACGAGGGACTCCTGGCTGCGCTTGGGAAAGATATCACACGCAGATGTCTTTTTAGCATCCTGGTAGCAAGAATGAATTCAGCCAGACACGTTCACCAACGGGGGAAAGGCCTTTGCCAAAAACCAAGGATGGCTATAAGGAGCTAAGGAAGCATACCTCTGaacagcagcagctggggaggacgaaAACAGGGGAGCCATTTCACCTCTAGGCCTTCCAGGGAAACAGGAAGGGCCAAAGTAGGAAAAGGAATAGTGGACGGTGTTTTTCTGAGGTTCTGAATTAGTACCGGCCCTCTGAAGGGTTGCACTATGCATTTATTTATCAGCTGTGGCTTGTGTGCAGCATAGcaaggagatccgaggattgccaagggatgtttggaggtgcttTTCCTCTTTCTGCCTCCGtgttgtgactcctggtgttccACCACCccagtccttggaggtctcccttccaaataccagccaaaatcagccctgcttagcttcagagatctgaaggataatctggcagccaggcaagggctgttcagaggtgctttgctgcTTCCTGCCTCCCCATCGTGACCCCCGGTGTTCCTGGGAGGAgccaccacccaaatccttggaggtctcccctccaagtattaaccagggtcggtcctgcttagcttctaagatctgacaaggtcaggtttgcctgggctatttACACTAGGCATGCAAGTCATTATTGGACATTACCAACAAAGGAGGAATGTGCGTTCCTGGAGTCCCCTGCATCTGTGGAAGCAAACTTCTCCAGAAGGTCTGAAAGCAGGACTCACCTGTGAACATCAGCGGGGTGGTAGCAGCCAGCGCAATCACCCCCAGCCCCAAAACGTTGGAAAGCAGTCCCAGTTCTGCCACCCAGGTGTCCGCCACGAATTTCTGGAGCAGCCACAGCCCGGCCAAGCTGGTGAGGTAAGACAGGTAGCGGGTGGCTGAACCATACCCAATCAGGTCGGAGCCCCAGCAGAGCGGGGAGCTCAGCTCGTACAGGACCAAGATGTCTCCAGTTCCGAAATGCACGGTGACCACCAGGAAGAACGCCAGAGAATAGAGGGCGAGCTTCTTCCAGGCCCTGCCCCGGCCAGGGTCCACGTACAGGCGGCACACGGCCGCGTAATGGCGGAGGGTGAACAGCCTTCCCGACCGTCTCTGCAACACCGACTCCCGGAGGCAGAAGGCCGCGTAGAGAGCCGTGCAGGAGCTCGCCACAAAGACCAGCCAAAAGGGCGCAAGGTACCCTTCAGCCTTGTACCACTGGCCCCCGATGATGCTGGCTGCCATCCCTGCCAGGCCGAGACAcgcctccaaaacagccacccGGAAGGTGCGGGAATGCTTGTCACTGACATCGGCGACGTAGGCAAAACACCCTGCCAAAATCAGGTTGTAATCGCCGGACAAACCGCTCAGGATGCGGCCGACCAGGAGGTAGCCCACCGGCAGCTCGAGGTACATGACCAGGAGGTAGGCGGCCGCCTGCAGCGCCATGCCTAGCGCCGGCAGGATGAGGACGGGCCGGCGGCCCACGCTGTCGCTCCAGGGGCCAAACAGGGTCACCGAGAAGAGGCCCACAAAGAAGCCGGCCAGGTTGATGTAGAGATTCCAGTGGGCGACCGAGGACTCCACAccctggggagaaagagaaacgGAGGTCAGGCCTAGCGATAcgaaagcctgggggggggggggggagaagattttGGGT contains:
- the SLC46A1 gene encoding proton-coupled folate transporter yields the protein MAALPSGVARAAPEEGVPAPPSAPSCWRPRAVEPVLLLATLALGVQSPLLTQYLWARLANGTGPGSAGGGSNGCANGSGAGHPGGQQGVESSVAHWNLYINLAGFFVGLFSVTLFGPWSDSVGRRPVLILPALGMALQAAAYLLVMYLELPVGYLLVGRILSGLSGDYNLILAGCFAYVADVSDKHSRTFRVAVLEACLGLAGMAASIIGGQWYKAEGYLAPFWLVFVASSCTALYAAFCLRESVLQRRSGRLFTLRHYAAVCRLYVDPGRGRAWKKLALYSLAFFLVVTVHFGTGDILVLYELSSPLCWGSDLIGYGSATRYLSYLTSLAGLWLLQKFVADTWVAELGLLSNVLGLGVIALAATTPLMFTGYGLLFLSRAATPVIRSKLSKLVDETEQGALFAAVACTEGLCSLVATGVFNSLFPASLPFMKGFPFLFGVCLLLVPAAILGWIEMQDSKPEYSHFEDMPSPVQEAAD